A stretch of Lathyrus oleraceus cultivar Zhongwan6 chromosome 6, CAAS_Psat_ZW6_1.0, whole genome shotgun sequence DNA encodes these proteins:
- the LOC127094627 gene encoding uncharacterized protein LOC127094627: MDLIEEAGLMKTVTQFSKCHEMLVKEFIVNLSEEYADGKSKEFRKVYVQGKCVNFSPLVINKYLGRPDVAQPELEVTANKICQVITANQVRKWPLKGKLVASKLSVKYAMLHKIGPANWVPTNHKSTVAVMLGMFIYAVGTKANFDYGSHIFYQTLKHAGSFSVKGPIAFPSLICGIVLNQFPNILTENDSVKKRDNPMSFNHKLFLGTHVPDIVMTISETSRVSNQPGKAVVIAMLKETCRELEARKLNLEKLISTLKMTEGDVLGEAADAAEGAERKGEEGEADASSDDGTYDDADSESDD; the protein is encoded by the coding sequence ATGGACCTTATTGAAGAGGCTGGTTTAATGAAGACTGTGACTCAGTTCTCAAAGTGCCATGAGATGTTGGTAAAGGAATTTATTGTCAATTTGTCTGAAGAATATGCTGATGGGAAGTCTAAGGAATTCAGGAAAGTGTATGTGCAAGGCAAGTGTGTAAATTTCTCTCCCTTAGTGATAAACAAGTATTTGGGAAGGCCTGATGTAGCTCAACCCGAGCTTGAGGTGACTGCCAACAAAATttgtcaagtcatcactgctaatCAAGTCAGGAAGTGGCCTCTCAAAGGAAAATTGGTGGCCAGCAAACTGAGTGTCAAGTATGCAATGCTGCACAAGATTGGACCTGCTAACTGGGTGCCCACCAATCATAAATCTACAGTTGCTGTAATGCTTGGAATGTTTATAtatgctgttggaaccaaagccAATTTTGACTATGGCTCCCATATTTTTTATCAAACTTTGAAGCATGCAGgaagcttcagtgtgaaggggcctatagcctttccttctcTCATTTGTGGTATTGTTTTGAATCAGTTTCCAAACATCTTAACAGAGAATGATTCTGTGAAGAAAAGAGACAACCCTATGTCCTTCAATCATAAGTTGTTCCTAGGTACccatgtccctgacattgtcatgacaaTAAGTGAGACATCACGTGTAAGCAATCAACCAGGTAAAGCTGTTGTCATTGCAATGCTCAAAGAAACTTGCAGGGAGTtagaggcaaggaagctgaaCTTGGAAAAATTGATTAGCACTTTGAAGATGACTGAAGGTGATGTGCTTGGTGAAGCTGCTGATGCTGCAGAAGGAGCTGAAAGAAAAGGTGAAGAGGGAGAAGCAGATGCCAGTTCTGATGATGGCACATATGATGATGCTGACTCTGAGTCAGATGACTAG